Part of the Microcebus murinus isolate Inina chromosome 19, M.murinus_Inina_mat1.0, whole genome shotgun sequence genome, tccaggctagagtgagtgccgtggcgtcagcctagctcacagcaacctcaaactcctgggctcgagcgatccttctgcctcagcctcccgagtagctgggactacaggcatgcgccaccatgcccggctaatttttttatatatatatatatcagttggccaattaatttctttctatttatagtagagacggggtctcgctcttgctcaggctggttttgaactcctgaccttgagcaatccgcccgcctcggcctcctaagagctaggattacaggcgtgagccaccgcgcccggcctgccttctTCACTTCACAGCGCCCAGGCAGCCCCCGGTCACCCTACGGCCAAGGCTGGCTGAGGTTCCAAAGCCCAAAGAACTGCCAGTTGGAGACCTCAGTGGCAGAGCCCTCCCTGAGGACGGCAGGGGCCCCATTTCCTCACCTCAGAGTTAAAAAGCCCCCCACCTCACCCGCtgcctctgtttcctgggctCCTGCTGCAGCCCTTCCACCAGGACCACGGCCTCCTCACCGCTCTCCGGCTGCTGCTCACGCACCCGGGCCTGGATCTCCCCCGGCAGCACCATCAGGAACTGCTCCAGCACCAGCAGTTCCAGGATCTGCTCTTTGGTGCGCAGCTCGGGCCGCAGCCAGCGGCAGCAGAGCTCCCAGAGGCGGCTCAGGGCCTCCCGCGGCCCAGCCACCTCCTGATAGCAGAAGAGCCGGAAAAGCTGGCGAAAAGTCTCAGGGCTGGGGTCTTCCACCTCCAGGGAGGGCTCCTCTTCCCAGCATAAGTCTTCCTCCACCTTCACAATCAGGATCTCATCCTGCTCCAGGTCCTGCTCTTCCAGGTCCTGCTCCAGGGGTGGCGGAGGCTGGAGGCCAGGGGCAGCGGCCATCGTTCCCAGCAGGCCTTGCTCCTCCCTGAAGTCAAACTTGTCACTCCCTATACCTCTGGCCAGACACAGGAAAAGATGTTTTTCCAGGGCTCTGTGGAGAGACGATGAAATCATTTGGAGTGCAGCACTGGGGCCGGATAAGCCATCTGCACCTGCAAGCCCCTGCCCTGGTTCCAGGGCCAAATCATCTTCACTGGCAAAAGGAAAAGGGTTGAAGAACAAACCCATCTCCGCTACTAACCCCCCGCTAATTCTCAGGCAAATTACTTAAGGTCTCTGCGcttgtttcctcatttgaaaaacagAGATGTTAACATGGTCTACACACAGGTTGCTGCTTGGAGTAAAAGGGATGTTTGGGAAGGGTTTAGCGCAGTGCTGGGACGTGGTCAGAGCTTGAGAAACGTTATTTTCTATTATCACAGTTGGCCCTTCATGGAGGGTCCCTTTAGAAATCTGATGAAAACTGGGGCCCAGGAAGATGCAGGGTCTGCCCCAACTTGACCCCATGTCTGAGTTTAGCGAGGCCCTGCAGCTCCTCCGCGGCCCTGTGGGGGCCTGGGAGGGTTGGGACTCCCGGCCGGGCTGCTCTGGCGTCTCCTCCCCTCAGGTGGAGCGGGAGCGGTGCGGGAAGCCGCAGAGAAAACTCCCGCGCTGGCACGGGCGGCCGAATGGGAGCTTAAGCCGGgacccgcgcccccgcgcccgcaCTCACCGGCAGCGCTGCGGGCCGTGCGGGGCTCGGGGCACGACGGGAGCAGCGGGCCAGGACCCGAGCTGGGCTGTGGGCGCGGGGCGCACGGCGAGCGGGCCGACCCGGAACGCTGATCCGGAGGTAGAAGAACCCAGCCCGGCGTGGGAACGAGGCCGTTCGAAGGCGGGGCCGCGCGAGGCATCGTGGGTAACGCAGTCCTCGCGCCATTGGCTGAGCTGGCTGTCCGGGCGTGCGAACAAGGCCGTGTGGGCGGGCCCTCGGTAGGCACTGTGGGTAAGTAACGTAGCCCTGGAAGGGATGCATTGTGGGTAACATAGTCCCGCACCTTCAGTGAGCATGCGCGCCAGAGCTAGGAGGCTCTGCAATCTCTGGGCCGCTCTGCCCGACTCCTTTCCACATCTGTTCTTCCCTGGCCTGAAAAAGTCCACGGTGGAGAGGACCCtagaaatttatttgtttacGTACATAGTACTTTCTGCTAGGCACCGTTTTAGGCGCTTTGCAATTATTAACTTGGTTCATCTTTGAAACAATCCTAACTGATACGGTAGGTTACCTATCTGTACCTAACTGATAGGTACAGTTATCCCTATTTCATAGACGAGGAAACTAGGACACACCCCAAGAACACGCGCAGCTAGTAAGCAGCAGAGTTGGGGGTGGTGTTGGTTCCCAGGCCACTGTCTTAGTCCAATCCCTTAATTTTTAGACTCTAGGAAAAGGAGAACCAAAAGTTATTTGCTTGGGCTGTTTTGGTTATCAAttgcttatttctttcatttgttaatttaGTCAACAACTACGTAGTAGGCTTCACTTTGTGACAAGCAGGCTCCATGAACAGGAGGTGAACTAGGTGTCATTGTGGAGCCTGGGGAAAGTGGTTGAGAGTACCCATAACATGATCATTGACATAATGACCAGGGGACTCTTGGGTCCTTTAGCTCTGGCCATCCAGAGATCTAATGCCTaacacctcctccccacccaccaccaccaccctggcTGGCTGGGGACAAACCAGTCTCCTGCCACGGACATGTTTCTCTGGTTTCTGCTCCTTTCTGTACTTCCACTCCTACTGTTCATTCTTtctcatgtttcattttttttccagcaacCAATATACAGTTTTTATTGTGAGCACACCAGGCAGGTTGGACGAGATACTGGCTGCCCACTGCTGATTTCTGGAGACTGCTCCTCCCCGGGTGGGAGGCATTTCTAAAGGCAGATGCTAGATGTAGGGACTGCCCCAGGACCCTACAGCCTTGTGGTGGGAACCGAAGATAGGAAGGACCCtgggtgcctcagtttctccttacAATGTGGGGGCTGCTGGTCAAGAAAGCTGCAGTCTTGGAGTGAACGATCTCTAGTTGTGGGTGTGCTGCTGGGATCTGGTGTCAGTAGCAATTTCCCAACATCTAAATGACTGAGAGCCAACAATTCAATTCGAGTCAAATACTTCAGCTAATTCGACTAAATGATCTACAAGCATCATCACAGAGCTACAATGCCCCAAAAAAGTGGTTAGTAAAGAGTGTCTTAGTACACTTTTCCTAAGGCTTCCATGAGctaataataaaagctaatgtTTTTTAAGTACTTCCTGAGTACACAGGACTGTGTTTTTACTATGCTACTTTAATCTTGATGACTTTCTCCAGTAGATATCATTATGACCCAGAATCTACATGAATGAGGGAAGCTCAGAGGTGCAAagccttgcccaaggccacacaactaGGAAAGAGGAGGAGCTGAGACCAACTCAGGCAGGCCCCCTCCTGGGCCTGTGCCCTGACCACGCCCCAAGAGGCTGGCTTCAACACTGGGAAGGTAATCAGAGCTCTGCCTTGGAGTAGACATCTGAACCCTTTCTCGGAAGACTCTGGTTCTGTCCCAAGACCCTCTTTAGAGTGGCCATCCACTTGGGCATAATGCCCCCTCTGCCCACACAGGGGGCAGATCTGCTTGGCacttagcaggtgctcagtaagtgtttgccaaatggtgaataaatgaatgaatggaatttGTTCATCAGTGACGCAGCCAGGCTCATGCTAGAAGCACTGCACTGATTCTGCTGTCCAACCTTATCAGAAACTTAATTTTGACAATGATGCTTATGCTAGATTGTCCATGTggcatctgttcttttttttttttttttaatagatggggtcttgatgtgttgcccaggctggtctcaaactcctggcctcaagtgatccttctgcctcctcctcctcccaaagtgctagggttacaggtgtgagccaccatgccaagccaaggatgctactaaacatcctacagtgcacaggacagccccccacaacaaagaatgatcCAGCCCAAAATGCTAATAAGTGCTGACattaaattagccgggcatggttgcaggcacctgtagtcccagctacttgggaggctgaggccgagggatcacttgagcccagaagttcaaggctacagtgagctatgatcatgccgcCATACTCCATAGGCctgagtgacaaagcaagatcctgacagctgaggttgagaaaccctggtctatCTGTAAGATCCATTCCTAGAAATGCAGTTGCTGAGCCAAAGGGCGTGTGCTTCTGAAACATTGTAGACATTGCCATATTGCCGAGCCCTAGGGCTAAGCTTGGGAGTGTGCTGTGATGTGGCACAGTGTCTCACCCTCCGTGTAGCAGCGTGCCAACTCTGACATGTTAGCTGTGGGTGGCATGTGTCCCCACGGGCCCTGGGAGCTACCTGAGCCGGGAgtcagcctggggtgggggcggagagGCAGGTTTGTGATTCAGCCAGCAAATGGCTGTGCGGCAGGCAATGCAGGGCCCACTCAGTCATGGCGTGTCCTGAGCACCTGCCCGGTGCTTGGCGAGGGGACGAAGCTAACATATCTCTGCCCTCACGGGGCTCCCGGCCTGTCGGGGGAGACTGACCAGAACACAAACCAGATGAAGCATACACAGAGACAGCAGTGAGGGCATTGCCTGGGGAAGTCTAGGAGGCCTTCATGGAGGGGGTGACTTTTAGCTGGGCTAATACTACTATTCCCTATTGTCATTTGTTGAATGTTTACCATGTGCTTAATCCTTACAGGAGCTGGGTGTCTGCCTGGCTCCCTAGATTAGAGGGATCACCCTGCCTTTTGTTACCAAACTTAACTTAGCTTTGGCCCCCGCCCTGTGAGATTCCATGAAGTCTGCTTGTCTTGGCGGTTCTGGAGCAGCCTGGGAGAGTGGACTCACACGTGTGCAGCAGGTCCTCCTCCCGGGACTGCTGCTCCATGCTGTCCCCATCGCCTCTGTCTTTGTGCCACCTCCCGGGTCGTGGGAGGCACGTCCTAGGGATCGTTGCGTGTTGTTCCAACAGTGGTGCCGTAAGAGGGATGCCGTCAAACCCATTTTAGGGGTGAGGAAGTCAAGGCAAAGGAGGAGTGAGTGACTTGCTGCTGGGATTTTATTTTCACAGCATTTGCTGGATTCTAGAGTGGGAGCTGTTTGCTCACCGTAGTGCTCcgctggggcagggagagaggaaggcagggcgcagtgcagcgTGGAGTTCGGGGAAGGCAGCCAGAGAACAGGCTGCAAAGATGAGGAGATGCTAAGTGTTCGTGGCGGGCCCATGGGCCTAGCCTGGGCCAAGAGTGAGGGACTGGGATGGACTGGAGAGCCCGCCTGGGGACTTGGCTCCGGTTCTGGGCCAGAGGGGGCCGGGCGTCCAAGGCAGCCCCTCCCAGGCCTTCAAGACTCCCgagggcagcctgggcaacatagtgagaccctgtctctacagaaagttttaaaaaacaaaacataaaaaagtagccaggtgtggtggcatgagcctgtagtcccagctactcaggaggccgaggcaggaggatcacctgagcccaggagctcaaggttgtagtgagctgtgattacaccactgcactccagcctgggtgacagagcgagaccctgtctcaaaaaaaaaaagaaagaaaagaaaagagtctCTAGGGCCCTGGGTCTCATgctattactttaaaaagaacCTATTACTTGCCAGTAGCTCAAAGAAGTCATTTACAAAACACCTTTTGCAAAGCACGGCTTTTCATAGAAAGCAATGTCCACCTTTAATAGCTGCTCTGGTGCACAGGCGTGCGTGAGGAGGGGTCTGGGGAGCCCTGCAGGCCCGGGGCGGCCGGGGCTCAGAATCCGTCCTCCGAGTCGTCGCGGGCCCGCCTGCAGGCCTTCAAAGGCCCGGCGGTGGTCAGCTGCCCGGGGGTGGTCAGCTGcccaggggaggctggggccaggTTCACCCAGCCGGGCCCTCGGGGCAGCAGGTGGCTCTCGTTGAGCCTGACGACACGGTAGTTCTCGTAGTGGACATTGTGGGTGATGTCCTTCAGGTCTTggaggtgggagctggggggCAGCAGGCGGTCAGCCCCAACCACAGCCTCCCCCgcccctgggccccagcccccagccgcAGGCTCCCCACACCCTCACCGGATGAGAAGATCTCTCAGGAGAGGAAACTCGCAGTGCGCCATGTTCTCTACTGCAAGACACGGGGTGAGCACCAAGTAGGCGCCCGCTGCATGCTATGGCACCACCTGAGCACTTTCCCTTCGCCCTTTTCCCACGTTTCTCACTGTCTTTCCCTACCTCCCCTTtgctggttggttggttggttcgttcattcattcattcattcattcattcattcattcattcattgttgtGTCCCCAGGGCCCGGGACAAGCAGCTCCTCCAAATAGTTGTTAATCAAAGAAACCACCGAGCATCCTATTACATATCGCACACCGTTGGCCTCTGTGTTGCAGTTCCGCGGCGCAGATTTCAACCCCACGCAGCCCCATGGCCAGTTGTCTTTGTGCAGTGCACACACCACACATCTGTACATGGACGCCCTGCTTCCCATCCAGTACTCAATACTGCAGGGCTTGGGCATCTGCAGATTTTGCTATCCCTGCACGTCACAGGGGTACCGAGGGACGACCGTGCGTTATGGCCGAGATGATGCTATACTGTATTTCCAATGATTATGGCGACACAGGCAGGACAGGGCCAGCTGCCCCCTCCCTAGCGAGGCCTTCTCTACGGCAGCGACCCCCTCCACTGTCCCCTCGCCGTGTGTCTCCCACCTGTCACTGTCCCGTCAGCTCTGTGGGGACAGGGCCTGTCAGCCCTGCTTCCACCGTGAGCCCCCGGGAGCTGCACACGTGGTGTCCGGCACACCAGTGGCCCACCGTGAGCCCCGGCCAGCCAGCCTTAGCGCCCACAGCGGCGGCTCCTCCCCTCCAGCCAGCCTTTGAGGCTGATGTTACCTTGATGCCGTTTCACTACtcggaaactgaggcccagagagtctGGCAACTTGCCCACGGCCTCCCGGCTGGAACGAGAGATTCTTTTCCAGGCCTGCGGGCCCTGGGATGGGTACTAAGGACGCCAAAGGCAGCCAGCCCGCCCTGGTTTCCACCGAGCCCCCGCCCGCACCTtccccacagcccctgctctGACCTTCGATGACGCCCCACTTGGTCTTGCGGCCCAGGATGCATCTCCCGTCCACCACATGCTCCCTGTCGGCCCCGACCACGGCGAAGGGAATCCGGTCCTGCGGGAGGAGAGCGGACGGAGGATTGGCCCCGCTGGGGGCGCCGGCGAGAAGGCTcccaggcaggggcggggcaCGGTCCCTTTTGGGCGGGAACGTAGTGGAAGGAGCACAAGGTTTGTAATGAGGCCAAGGACACAAAGTCTAGCCAGCGCCCCCCTGCCTCGCGTGTGCGGCGGGAACTCAGACAGACCCACAGGGCTGGTGGGGGCCTGGGAAGTGCTCAGCCTGGGCCAAGGTTAGCGGAGCGATCCTTGCAAACTGTATCATTACCAACAAATAACCACACGAATGGGTAACACCTTGTTTACGTCCAATCCCTTGCCGGTGAAACGGAACAGTAATCACCACTGGGGGGTATCGTGGGGGTTAAAAGAGATAACGTCATAAACCGGGGCTTGGAACCCTGTGGCTCACAGGCCCCGCTCGGCCCTGCCTGTTTTCCCGTGTTAAGTTTTATGGGCACGCGGCTAGCTCATTCGCGCACTCTCGTCTGGAGCCGCTTTCAAAGCACAATAGCAGAGGTGAGCGATTGCAGCAGAGACCAGATGGCCCAGGGAGTCTTAAACATTTACCGTCTGCCGGAAAAGCTTGCGAAACCCTATTGTGAACTCTAGTTGTTTATTCACTCGTGGCCAGAAGTGGAAATTCGAACTTGCAAACTTTAAATTGTTGTGtatgggtttgtttttatttctaggagTTCATTTGTGATGGGGAACGGTACTGACGTTAACAATGACAACTATGTGCCCAGCCCTCGATGGATGCCACACGTCTGGAGGATTTGTGGAGACGTTAATTTGAGAATGTTCTCCTTGTATCTTCCCAAGCTCTGCCCCAGCTGTGGCCAGGCTGCTGTCTTGGCCTGCCTTGGGACAGAAAGCAGAAGCTGGTGGAGGTCAAGGCTCTTTGAGTCTTCTACAAGAAATCATGTTCATTGCTCcagtggggaggggaaagaagggaggatAAGAGAGGTACTGAGTACTAGATGGGAAGCAGGGCATCTGTGAACAGGTGTGTGGTCTGTGCACTGCACAAAGACGACTGGCCATGGGGCTGTGTGGGGCTGAAATCACATGCAGGCCCCCGTCTGTAAAGGGAGAGCTGCCTTTTTCTAACCCTGGCAAAGCACTGTGTGGGTCGGCAGAGTCCCTGGGCGAGGGGGTTGAGGCCTGGGGTGTGCAGGAGATGAGCCCCAGGCTCGCCCAGGTGCTTTGCAGGATCCAGGTGGACTGACAGTGACTGTATCACATGGATGGCAGGTCGGGGGCTTAGAGAAGGTCAGTTgattcagagaaaatgaaaatgtgagctcctcctttctctccctttcttttaaacatctttatggaggtataattggcatgctgaaaaaaaaaatcacccttttaaagtgtatttcTGTGGTTTTTAGTATAATCACAAGGTTATGCAAGTATCCTCACAATCTCATTCCAgcacattttcatcatcccaaaaagaaaccccacacaTATTTAGCAATCGCTCCCCACTTCTGCCCGCCCTGCCACCCACCGCTGTACCACTGACCCACTTCCTGTCTCTGGATGTGCCCGTTCTGGGTATTTCACGGAAATGGAGTCATACAACATGTGACCTTCTGTGCCTCACTTCTCTAACGCAGCACAGTGTTTTCAGGGCTGTGGCCTGTGTCGGTGCTTCAGTGCCGTTTCATGATGGCTGGGTAGCAGGCATCGTGTGGATAGACCACCCGGTGTTTACCTATTCGTCAGGTGACGAACATCTGAGTTGCTTTCACTTCTTGGCTATCGTGAATGATGCTGCTGTGCACATTCTTGTGCAAGTTTTCATGGGGATGTccgttttcatttctcttgggcatatacctaGGAGTTTAGTTGCTGGGTCGCATGGTAAACTGGATGTTTAACCATTTAAGAAATtgccaggctgttttccaaagtggctgcaccgtTTTCCACGCCCACCAGCAGTGAGCGAGCGGCCCAGTTCCCTCACACCTTGAGCAACACTCGTGTTTTGGGCTGCGGCCATCCTAGGGGGTGAGACGTGGTGTCTCAGTGTGGTCATGATTTGCATTCCTGATGACAAATGTGgcttgttggccatttggatatccgTGATATTTGCATATCGATTTCTTTGGGgatatgtctattcagatcttttgcccactttacAACTGGGTTGTCTTTTATCTTTGAGTTGTACGAGGTCTTTATATATTCAGGGTGCAAGCCCCTTACTGGAGACGTGATGTGCACACGTTGAGTCTGCGCACAGGCGGAGGTTCATGCCTGCTAGAATCACACGCACATGCCCCCGCGGTGTGGAGGGAGATGAATCTTCGGAGGGAAAACATGAGTGGGAAGAAAATCACCCAGGCCCGGCCCCGCCAGCGTCCTGCCCCCCGCGGCCTCTCACCCGTATCTTACTGTTGAGGATCTTGTCGTTAATGTCCTCGTCAAAGCACCTCTGAGGGTACACGTCGATGCAGTGAGCCCTCATGTTTTGCTGGATCTGGGGATCACACACAGGTGGCCTCAGCAGGCCCTGCCCACTCTGCCCTCTGTCAcaccgcccccagccctgccccgggCACCCAGATCACCCTGCGCCTGAAGGCATCTCGTTCCTCGATGGTCAGGCTGTCGGCACGGGCGATGACGGGCACCACGTTCACAGTCCGGCACAGCCGCTGCAGGCACTCGATGTCCAGGGGCCTCAGGCTGCCCGGGCGGGTGGGGGCAAGTGAGGAGTGACGGGCGGGCCAGCCCACAGCCCCCACTGGgcaccccttcccctcctcctccctgtcccgtGCAGGTAGGTGGCCCTCCCCTGGTGCGTCCAGCCACCTCACCAGTGCCCGGTGGGCGGCACGAAGTACACGCAGCAGTGCACGCGGGTGTCTGGGATGTGGCGCTGGCGCGTGATGAGGATCTCCTCCTGCAGGTAGCGCTCGTACTGTTCGTTGATGTAGCCCAGGATGGGGTCCCAGCTGGGGCGGAGACAGACCCTCCCCTCAGAACCACGCCTGGAGCCACGTCCCGCCTCCCGGGGTCCTCAGGCTGGTCGGCCTTAGGGTGACCAGTCGTCCCAGTTTGCCTGTGGACCACTTGGCCCCCACTTCCACAAATCATCAGAGAGACATAGAGAGACCCCCTGCCGGCTGGAGCAGAGGCCTCAGCTTCCTCGTCTGTACAATGGGGGCGGTAAGAGCACCTGGTTTGTACGGGCGGAGGGAGGGTAAGCCAGCCCTGACTCTCTCCTGGTCGCGGCAGGGACTCCTCTGCCCGAGTCCCTCCCCCACGGGCTATTGTCAACACGGCAGCCAAACAGACCCTTTCACATGTCAGATCGCTTCTCTCTCCCGCTCAGTCTCCAGTGGCCGAAGGACAGCCAAAGTCAGTCCTTGGCCCTACAAAGCCCTACAAggccccaccccatcccaccctgcTTCCTCGCTGCCCTCTCCCgctctgctcctccctgcccaccccagggcctttgcatgtgctgctGCCCTGCCTGGACCGTGCTCCCACACACCCAGTGCCTCATCCCCACGTCTCCTGGAGGTCTGTGCCCAAGTGTCACCTTCTCGGTGAAGTCTTTCTCCACCACCCCATTTACAGTTGCAAAGCCCTGGGACTCTGTGttgtctcctccctgccctgttTTTCCCCATCAGCACTTTGCACCTTCTAACAGACTGTGTTCCAAGGTGCCTGACCTTTCGGTCTGCCTACGGCCATCCTGGCACTCCCCCGGTGTCATCAGCAGCACCCCTGTCACTCTCACCAGGGTCCTGTTTGGATGATCCCTGATGGGTTCTCCCGCCTGTGAGTCATGGGCCTTGTCCTAGTCCaccccccgcctcccccaccgATGTAAAATCCACAGGGGAAAGGGCGATTGCCGGCCGTGTGCAGAACAGAGCTCGGCACATAGTACAGTCGTCTTTTGTATCTGAGGGGCATAAGGTCCAGGACCCCCTGAGGGTACCCAAAGCCAAGGATCTTCAAGTCCCGTATATACAATGACGTGCTGTTTGCGTATAAcccacacacatcctcctgtgCACTTTAAATCTTCTCTAGTTCACAGTACCTAtgatacctaatgcaatgtaaattgtatgtaaatagttgttttactatattttttatttgtattattttttattgtattgtttcttgtttgtttcagagacagagtcttgctctgttgcccaggctggagtgcagtggtgccatcaagGCTCAtggtagccttgaactcctgcgctcaagagatcctcctgacccggcctcccgagtagctgggactatgggcacacaccaccacacctggctaattttcaataattttttttttttttagagttagggtcttgctatgctgcccaagCTGGTCATGCATTCttgacctcaagccatcttcctgcctcggcctcccaaagcgccCGGcttacaggtgcctgccacctcgcccggcctcagtAACTTCTGAACAAGTGCAATGCCATTGCGCTGGGGCCCACACATTCTGCAGCCAATCCTGAGTGCGTCCGCATGTGTTTTACCAGCTGCTCTCACCGAGAGAGCCGGAAACGGCTCTGCAAGGGGGGTGGCCTCCTCCCCAAGTTAAGATGAGGGAAACCGAGGCTCTGAGAGCTTCTGTGACCTGGGCCCGGTTATGCAGCCTGAAAGTGGCCTAACCCAGGGGTCTGACCACGGCGTGTGGGCTCCTGACCCCCAGCTACACCGCGTCCTTCACGGAGAATTCACTGCGTGCCCGGTGGCAAGCTAAGGCCTGTCCCTGCTGAACGCCCTTCCGTCCTGGAGGGAGAGTTGAGAACGCCC contains:
- the SEPTIN12 gene encoding septin-12 encodes the protein MDPLRRSPSPCPSSRPSSPRTPPCEMLGHVGIDAVLDQLKIKAMKMGFEFNIMVVGQSGLGKSTMVNTLFKSKVWKTTLPGLVPPIPQTLQLHSVTHIIEEKGVKLKLTVTDTPGFGDQINNDKCWDPILGYINEQYERYLQEEILITRQRHIPDTRVHCCVYFVPPTGHCLRPLDIECLQRLCRTVNVVPVIARADSLTIEERDAFRRRIQQNMRAHCIDVYPQRCFDEDINDKILNSKIRDRIPFAVVGADREHVVDGRCILGRKTKWGVIEVENMAHCEFPLLRDLLIRSHLQDLKDITHNVHYENYRVVRLNESHLLPRGPGWVNLAPASPGQLTTPGQLTTAGPLKACRRARDDSEDGF